One window of Ziziphus jujuba cultivar Dongzao chromosome 5, ASM3175591v1 genomic DNA carries:
- the LOC107420967 gene encoding uncharacterized protein LOC107420967, with product MAGLPAVRFLSSSRHSYRPTTTVASLLAHLSNPISTSTKPSLFFPPLYHSTKPISSKIPAPKTHLTPRENTLVFKRDERLANGGSGSLNGNELTQSASTIAAIVTSIGGPPGAVGIGRLSGPSAVGIVGLVFRPAGKKRKKNCSSYSRRPTSHVVEYGVVLDPNGDVVDEFVVRELQWWIL from the exons ATGGCTGGGCTACCAGCAGTGCGTTTTCTTAGCAGCAGCAGGCACTCGTACAGGCCAACAACGACCGTAGCTTCACTGCTCGCTCACCTCTCAAACCCCATTTCTACTTCTACAAAACCTTCCCTCTTCTTTCCTCCTCTTTATCACTCCACAAAACCCATCTCCTCCAAAATCCCAGCACCAAAAACTCACCTCACTCCCAGAG AGAACACCCTGGTTTTCAAGCGGGACGAGAGGTTGGCAAATGGGGGTTCTGGATCTTTGAATGGGAACGAGCTCACTCAGAGTGCCAGCACGATAGCCGCCATAGTGACATCCATCGGGGGTCCACCTGGTGCTGTTGGGATTGGCCGATTATCGGGACCCTCTGCGGTGGGTATAGTCGGGCTTGTTTTCCGTCCCGCcgggaagaagaggaagaagaactGTAGCTCCTATTCACGGCGACCCACCAGCCATGTTGTGGAGTACGGCGTCGTTTTGGATCCTAATGGCGATGTGGTGGACGAG TTTGTAGTGCGTGAGCTTCAATGGTGGATTCTCTAA